A region of the Deltaproteobacteria bacterium genome:
ATCTGGGAGACGACTATCGCGAGGGCCGAGCCGTCGAGATTCCCGTGCGCGCGAACGGCCGCGATGCAAGCCTCAGCGTGCAGGGTGTCCTTCGCCCGACCGGGATCGCGGCCGCGTTCAGCGGGCAGGTCGCGGTCATGGATGTGTACGCCGCGCAGATTCTCGGCGGCAGAGCGGGGATGCTCGACCGGATCGACATCGTTCCCGAGCCGGCGCAGGACGTCCCGGCCCTGATCTCGGCGCTCGGCGCGAAGCTGTCGGGGCGAGCGACGGTGCAGAGGTCATCCGCCCGGTCGCGTGTCGCCGAGGATCTGCTGGGCATGGTGAAGAAGGCGGCGCTGATTCTCTCGGGAGCAGCGGCGCTGGTCGCCTGCCTCCTCACCTATGCGACGACCGCGCAATGGGTGGAGCGGCAGAGGCGTCAGCTCGCGACGCTGCGCGCGGTGGGAATGGAGGCGCGGCGAGTCGAGCGGATGATCCTCGCCGAGGTCACTCTGCTCGCGGTGATCGGGACCGCGCTCGGGATCGCCGGCGGTGTCGCTGTCTCGCCGCCACTGCTCGCGACGCTCTCCGAGTTCCTCGAAGTCGTCGCGATCGAGAGGTTCGAGGGGGTATCGCTGGCGCCCACGACGCTGTGGATCGCGAGCTTCGTCGGGCTGGGCGCGGGAATCACGGGCGGCGCACTGCCCGCTCGCAGGGCCGCAAGCCGTTTCAGCCTCGATTCGCTGGATCGGGAACCCGCCCGAGGCCGTGGACGGTCCGTGCGCATCTGGGTGGCCATGCTGGCGCTCACCGCGTTCGCGCTGCTCTTCGCCTCGGGCAGCGGGATCGCCGCCGGCTCGGCGATGGTGCGCCTGGGCGCGCTGCTCTTCTCGGGCATCCTCGCGATCCTCGCGCTCGCTCCGCACGGACTCGGCTTGCTGCGCTTCGCGCTCCGGCCCCTCCAGCTCTACCGACCCGCCGTCGGGCACCTGACGACCCGCCTGTTCCGCATGCGGCCGTGGACGTTCGCGATCTCCCTCACCGCGATCGCCTCTCTGGTCGGCACCCTGCTCACCGTGTTCCTGCTCATCGCGACCGTCCGCTCGGCGTTCGAGCGCTGGGCCGAGTCCCGCTTTCCGGGCGATCCGATCCTGGTGCTTCCGTTCTCCCTGTCCGACCCGATCGGCGGCGACTTCCTCTCTTCCGAATCGATCGCGGCGATTCGGGCGACGCCCGGTGTCGTCGCGGTGAGCGAGCAGTACAAGGGTGACGCGACGATCCTGTTCCGGGGCCAGGAGGTGCCGCTGGTCGCTATGACGATGAGTGTCGTAGCCAGGCATGGACACATTCCCGGCATCGATCGCCGGTCTGCGGATCTGGCCGCGGACCTGAGCAACGGCGCGGTCGCGGTGTCCCCAGGATTCGTGAAAGCGTTCGGCCTCGGCACGGGGGACTCCATCGAGCTCGACACCTCACACGGGGTGCAACGGTTCGAGATTGCCGGGCTCTACGAAGACTTCGGGGAGACCACCGGATCCATCCTGCTGGACATCGCCGCGTTCGACCGCCATTGGAAGCGACCCGGTGCCTCGATCGCGGTCGCTTGGACCGATTCACCATCGGAGTCTGTCGTCGACGCGATCCGCCGCAGGGCAGCAGGCCTTCAGGATCTGTACTTCGCGAGCGGCCGCGACATCGTCGCGGTGAATCGCAGGTTGACGCAGGTGTTCTCCTCGACACTGCAGGCTCTCGGTGCGTTCATGGCGGCCCTCGGCGCGATCGGCGTGATGGTTCTGCTCACCGGGATCGTGAGCGAACGGCGTCGCGATCTCGCGGTTCTTCGCGCGGCTGGAGCCGAGCCGCGACAGCTCGTCGAGGTCGTCCTCGTAGACGCGTTCGCACTGGGCGCAGCCGGTGCGGGTCTCGGAGTCGCGTTGGGATTCGCCTGCGCGGAGCCGGCCGCTGACATCCTGCGCGAGTCGTTCGGCTGGATTCTCGAGCAGCGCTGGACCGCGGCCGAGCTTCCAGCACTGATTGCCGGCGCGGTCATCGCCTCGGTGCTCGGAGCGGCGCTTCCAGCGCTCTCTGCCTATCGGACGGCGTCTGACGAGGTCGTCGGTCCCGAGTGACGGCGTGCGCCGCCGGACGAACGCTCCCTCAGCTGAGAGTGGTTCGGCACGCTGCGAGCAGGAGTGCGGGCGCGGCGACGACGATGCGAAGCCACCGCTCCCCGAGCCAGCTCCTCAGCGCGGCGATCCGGTTCACGACGATCGCACTATACCTCGGCTTCGCGGAATCCGTTGACGCTCGAATCCGCTAGTCCTTCTGAACCAGGTGCTCCAATCCGTACTTGTGGATCCGGTGGCGGATGGTTCCGCGGGGCATCGTGAGCCGGCGCGAGGCCCGCGAGATGTTTCCCCCGGTCGCGCGCAGGGCCTCGGCGAGCCTGCGCGCGTCCGCGCGTTCGCTCGGCGTGAGGTCCGGCGGGGATGCAGCCGTCCGAAGCTCGGAGCCGGGCTCGGGAGCCGGCTCCAACGCGATCGGCGCCGCCAGCAGTCCCTCGAGCTCGTCCGCTTCCAGCGGCCCCGACCTGCCGCGCACGAGGATCCGCTCGACGACGTTGAAGAGCTCGCGAACGTTGCCGGGCCAATGGTGGTCGCGAAGAGGTGCCAGGAAGGAGTCGCCAATCTCCGCGGGTGCGATTCCAAGATTTTCGGAGACGCGATCGACCGCCGCTCGTGCCAGCCCCGGCAGATCGTCGAGGCGCTCGCGAAGTGGTGGCACCGGAATTTCGATCACGTTGAGGCGGAAGTAGAGATCGGGGCGGAACCTGCCCTGCGCGACAAGCCGGCCCAGGTCGTGACAGGTGGCCGCGATCACGCGCGCGGTCATCGGCAGTGACTGAGTCCCGCCGACGCGCTCGAAGACGCGGTCCTCGAGCACGCGCAGCAGCTTCGACTGCAGCGCCGCATCGAGGTCACCGATCTCGTCGAGAAAGATGGTTCCCACGCCGGCGGCCTCGAACCGACCGCGTCGCAGGTTTCCGGCTCCGGTAAACGAGTGCTTCTCGTGCCCGAAGAGCTCGCTCTCGATCAGCGTCGGGGACAGTGCCGCGCAGTCGACGTGGACGAACGGCTCGGCGCGCCGCGACGAGAGCTGGTGCACGAGCCTCGCGACGAGCCCCTTTCCAGTGCCGGTCTCTCCCTGCAGCAGGACCTTGGAGTCCACGGACGCGGCCTCGCGCACCCTCTGCCGCAGCTCCTGCATGCCCGCGCTGTCACCGATCAGCGCGGCCATGGCCGTCGGCTGCTGCGCGCGGCTCGTGTGGACGGAGAGCCTCGCGACGACGTCCAGGGCCCGCGCCGGAAGATCGATGACTTCGTAGATCCCGAGCCGGGCGAGGCGGAAGCCGAGCTCTCCGCCCATGCCCCGCGCGAGCACGACCGTGGGCACGCCGCGGTTCGCCTTCATGACCGTGCGAACGCGCTCATAGGCCGTCTCGAGATCCCCGGTCAGGCCGATCACCACGAGGCAGAGCTCGTGTCGATCCAGGACAGGCGCGGCCTCCACGCGCGATTCGACGACCGCGATCGAGCTGCGCGCGCACCACCCACCGATCGCCGCGGAGTACTCGATCTCGAGATCCAGAAGCAGCGCAATTCGCTTCGACACTCGTGCCTCCGTCGGCTCGCAGACATGACAGCCGAGTGAGCAAGCGAGTGTCAAGGAGATTTCAGTCACGGTGAGGCGCGGCCGGCGGAGGTCAGCTCGGATGCGATGGCCGGTGGCGATTCGCCGATTCTGGCGACCTTTACGCCACCGCCTCGCGACCCTGTGCCAAGTATAACCCCAGCCAGACGGCGGTCCGGAGGCTCATCGCCCCCAGGCTCTCGACGGCGACGGCCGCTCCTGCGGCGTGGAGCACGGCGATCGCGACGAGCACGAGCAGGTTCACTGCGAAGATCGCCCCCGCCGCGCGCCTGCCGAGCGCGGCGCTGCGCAGAGCGGCGACGCCCGCCGCCACGTAGGCGAAGCCCATCGCGAAGTTGAAGACGAGCAGCGGGCGGAACACGACGTAGCCGGGATCGGCGCCGGCCAGCACGCGGCCGCCCTGGACGACGG
Encoded here:
- a CDS encoding FtsX-like permease family protein, which translates into the protein MPERRRNTPLWLLLFVRRLRSPEGRLAPLAVIAIAVSVTLATGLEMSSRSAQKHLDTTAESITGAAKIEIVAGDVGLAEEILEVARATPGVRAASPLVSVKLRIADRDFALNVIGVDLLAEEVVRKTVIERHGLEIRDPLRLLAGPSSVVVTEALLDRLDLGDDYREGRAVEIPVRANGRDASLSVQGVLRPTGIAAAFSGQVAVMDVYAAQILGGRAGMLDRIDIVPEPAQDVPALISALGAKLSGRATVQRSSARSRVAEDLLGMVKKAALILSGAAALVACLLTYATTAQWVERQRRQLATLRAVGMEARRVERMILAEVTLLAVIGTALGIAGGVAVSPPLLATLSEFLEVVAIERFEGVSLAPTTLWIASFVGLGAGITGGALPARRAASRFSLDSLDREPARGRGRSVRIWVAMLALTAFALLFASGSGIAAGSAMVRLGALLFSGILAILALAPHGLGLLRFALRPLQLYRPAVGHLTTRLFRMRPWTFAISLTAIASLVGTLLTVFLLIATVRSAFERWAESRFPGDPILVLPFSLSDPIGGDFLSSESIAAIRATPGVVAVSEQYKGDATILFRGQEVPLVAMTMSVVARHGHIPGIDRRSADLAADLSNGAVAVSPGFVKAFGLGTGDSIELDTSHGVQRFEIAGLYEDFGETTGSILLDIAAFDRHWKRPGASIAVAWTDSPSESVVDAIRRRAAGLQDLYFASGRDIVAVNRRLTQVFSSTLQALGAFMAALGAIGVMVLLTGIVSERRRDLAVLRAAGAEPRQLVEVVLVDAFALGAAGAGLGVALGFACAEPAADILRESFGWILEQRWTAAELPALIAGAVIASVLGAALPALSAYRTASDEVVGPE
- a CDS encoding sigma-54-dependent Fis family transcriptional regulator; this translates as MSKRIALLLDLEIEYSAAIGGWCARSSIAVVESRVEAAPVLDRHELCLVVIGLTGDLETAYERVRTVMKANRGVPTVVLARGMGGELGFRLARLGIYEVIDLPARALDVVARLSVHTSRAQQPTAMAALIGDSAGMQELRQRVREAASVDSKVLLQGETGTGKGLVARLVHQLSSRRAEPFVHVDCAALSPTLIESELFGHEKHSFTGAGNLRRGRFEAAGVGTIFLDEIGDLDAALQSKLLRVLEDRVFERVGGTQSLPMTARVIAATCHDLGRLVAQGRFRPDLYFRLNVIEIPVPPLRERLDDLPGLARAAVDRVSENLGIAPAEIGDSFLAPLRDHHWPGNVRELFNVVERILVRGRSGPLEADELEGLLAAPIALEPAPEPGSELRTAASPPDLTPSERADARRLAEALRATGGNISRASRRLTMPRGTIRHRIHKYGLEHLVQKD